In Massilibacterium senegalense, a genomic segment contains:
- a CDS encoding T7SS effector LXG polymorphic toxin, which yields MKILDVSQAITKLNKDIAQLQRRLDFLDLMDVGIERVLNMDGAFTGEGGEAIILNHTELQLPTIRAFRADITNMIEKIEKMKAYILEFEPSESGIVMEDFWDTQMTRGLDKVEESTEQSKQKVDEYAASVSHIMNLGKLDISQVLNCIDSSRKFASEVVDDLYMLDNDGVDLMANVQAGRTELDTIVQKAVEWTNAGGPLLKGVNI from the coding sequence ATGAAAATCTTAGATGTCAGTCAGGCGATCACGAAGCTTAATAAAGATATAGCTCAATTGCAACGACGCTTGGATTTTTTGGATTTGATGGATGTAGGAATTGAAAGAGTACTGAATATGGACGGCGCATTCACTGGAGAAGGTGGGGAAGCAATAATCTTGAATCATACGGAGTTACAGCTCCCAACAATCCGGGCATTTCGCGCCGACATCACCAATATGATTGAAAAAATCGAAAAAATGAAGGCATATATCCTTGAATTTGAGCCCTCTGAAAGTGGGATAGTGATGGAAGACTTTTGGGATACGCAAATGACTCGAGGGCTAGATAAAGTTGAGGAGTCAACGGAGCAGTCTAAACAAAAAGTGGATGAGTATGCGGCGTCGGTTAGTCATATTATGAATCTTGGAAAGCTAGATATAAGCCAAGTATTAAACTGCATCGATAGTTCGCGGAAATTCGCAAGTGAAGTCGTTGATGATTTGTATATGCTTGACAATGACGGAGTCGATTTAATGGCTAATGTACAAGCGGGCCGTACCGAATTAGACACCATTGTGCAAAAGGCGGTAGAGTGGACCAATGCAGGCGGACCTCTTTTAAAAGGGGTGAATATTTAA
- the kdpB gene encoding potassium-transporting ATPase subunit KdpB, protein MKNVTPKLNSAVLQKAVIESFVKLNPLVIIKNPILFVVEIGAIFVLLMMLSPSLFEAEGRFGYNLAVFIILLFTLLFSNFAEALAEGRGKAQADSLKQTKKDTVANKVLKNGDIKQVSSNDLRKGDVVLVGNGELIPGDGEIIKGLASIDESAITGESAPVIKEAGGDFSSVTGGTRVVSDWIMVRITTDPGESFLDKMIALVEGATRQKTPNEIALNILLVTLTIIFLIVVVTLVPIANYVGVKLELSTLIALLICLIPTTIGALLSAIGIAGMDRVTRFNVLAMSGKAVEAAGDINTIILDKTGTITFGNRLASDFFTVKNVEQKLLIDTAVITSLFDETPEGRSVLELAKEKGFSWEKSVYEKAEIIPFTAEERMSGINFKGNEYRKGSVDAIIHWVKEKDGMIPNNVKTIADDISTQGGTPLAVAKNNVILGIIYLKDTVKPGMKERFDELRKMGIKTIMCTGDNSLTAATIAKEAGVDGFVAESKPEDKIRIIREEQAKGKLVAMTGDGTNDAPALAQADVGLAMNSGTIAAKEAANMVDLDSDPTKIIEVVSIGKQLLMTRGSLTTFSIANDIAKYFAIIPAMFTLAIPEMEALNVMGLNSPTSAILSALIFNALIIPLLIPLAIKGVKYIPMSANQLISRNIIIYGLGGVLVPFIGIKLIDIIIGSFL, encoded by the coding sequence ATGAAAAATGTCACACCTAAGCTAAACTCAGCCGTCCTGCAAAAGGCGGTGATTGAAAGTTTTGTTAAATTAAATCCACTTGTTATAATCAAAAATCCGATTTTATTTGTCGTAGAAATTGGCGCGATATTTGTACTTTTGATGATGCTTTCCCCTTCCCTTTTTGAAGCGGAAGGACGATTCGGCTACAATCTAGCTGTGTTTATTATCCTTTTATTTACCCTCCTGTTTAGTAATTTTGCTGAAGCATTAGCGGAAGGGCGAGGAAAGGCACAAGCCGATAGCTTAAAGCAAACCAAAAAAGATACTGTAGCCAATAAGGTGCTGAAAAACGGAGATATTAAACAAGTATCTTCTAATGATCTTCGTAAAGGTGATGTTGTATTAGTAGGAAACGGCGAATTAATTCCCGGAGACGGCGAAATTATCAAAGGACTTGCCTCCATCGATGAGTCAGCCATTACAGGGGAGTCAGCTCCCGTCATTAAGGAAGCGGGTGGTGATTTTAGTTCCGTCACTGGCGGTACAAGAGTAGTAAGCGACTGGATTATGGTACGAATCACTACGGATCCTGGTGAGTCATTTCTTGATAAAATGATTGCCCTCGTCGAAGGAGCAACACGTCAGAAAACGCCCAATGAAATTGCGTTGAACATTTTACTTGTAACATTAACCATCATCTTTTTAATTGTCGTTGTAACACTCGTTCCCATTGCGAATTATGTAGGGGTCAAATTAGAGCTTTCTACATTGATTGCCTTACTCATTTGCCTGATTCCCACAACAATTGGTGCTCTCTTATCAGCAATCGGGATTGCAGGGATGGACCGAGTAACGCGTTTTAATGTGCTTGCTATGTCTGGAAAAGCCGTCGAGGCGGCAGGAGACATTAACACGATTATTCTTGATAAAACAGGGACGATTACATTTGGAAATCGGTTGGCTTCCGACTTTTTCACCGTTAAAAACGTCGAACAAAAGTTGCTGATTGATACGGCTGTCATCACTTCTTTATTCGATGAAACACCAGAAGGACGATCCGTATTAGAACTGGCGAAAGAAAAAGGATTTTCATGGGAAAAATCAGTTTACGAGAAAGCGGAAATCATTCCTTTTACCGCAGAGGAACGAATGAGTGGCATCAATTTTAAAGGGAATGAGTATAGGAAAGGATCTGTAGATGCAATTATTCATTGGGTGAAAGAAAAGGACGGGATGATTCCAAACAATGTAAAGACAATTGCTGATGACATTTCAACACAAGGAGGTACTCCATTAGCTGTTGCCAAAAATAATGTCATACTCGGAATTATTTATTTAAAAGACACCGTCAAACCAGGAATGAAAGAACGCTTTGATGAACTAAGAAAAATGGGTATTAAAACGATTATGTGTACAGGAGATAATTCATTAACAGCAGCTACCATCGCCAAAGAAGCGGGTGTGGACGGCTTTGTCGCTGAATCAAAACCAGAAGATAAAATTAGAATCATTCGCGAGGAACAAGCCAAAGGAAAATTAGTCGCGATGACGGGAGATGGTACAAACGACGCCCCTGCCCTTGCTCAAGCGGATGTCGGACTTGCGATGAACAGCGGCACCATTGCAGCAAAAGAAGCTGCGAACATGGTCGACTTAGACTCTGATCCAACAAAAATCATTGAGGTAGTCTCGATTGGAAAACAATTGTTAATGACTAGAGGATCATTAACGACATTCAGTATTGCAAATGATATAGCAAAATATTTTGCCATCATACCAGCCATGTTTACGTTAGCGATCCCCGAAATGGAAGCACTAAATGTGATGGGTTTGAATTCACCTACGAGTGCCATTTTATCTGCACTTATATTCAATGCCTTGATTATTCCATTGCTCATTCCCTTAGCGATTAAAGGGGTAAAATATATACCGATGTCCGCTAATCAATTAATCTCAAGAAACATTATAATCTATGGGCTTGGCGGCGTACTCGTACCATTCATCGGGATTAAGCTGATTGATATCATCATTGGATCGTTCTTGTAA
- a CDS encoding CPBP family intramembrane glutamic endopeptidase codes for MLLDIPYIFKGKTHLYPFFISSMIAILEELLFRYYLFTALDFPHLPLLIISSIFFGILHLFFSVYDVFSKTMLSLVCGIIFLVYGSVLYPILFHVIYNFFALKKK; via the coding sequence TTGCTATTAGACATTCCTTATATTTTCAAAGGAAAAACTCATCTATATCCTTTTTTTATTTCATCAATGATTGCCATTTTAGAAGAACTACTGTTCAGGTATTATTTGTTTACAGCATTAGACTTTCCGCACCTTCCTTTACTAATTATCAGTAGTATCTTTTTTGGAATATTGCACTTGTTTTTTTCTGTATATGATGTATTTTCAAAAACAATGTTAAGTTTAGTTTGCGGGATAATATTCCTTGTTTATGGAAGTGTGCTATACCCAATTTTATTTCATGTCATCTACAATTTCTTTGCATTAAAAAAAAAATAA
- the kdpA gene encoding potassium-transporting ATPase subunit KdpA — translation MDLLQISVVLILLLLLVKPLGSYIYHVFSGQPNASDKLFQPFENIIFSISGLKDRPNMSVKKYTLSLILTNVIFVAVGYTIVRLQKYLPFNPNHMDSMEPTLAFNTIISFMTNTNLQHYSGETGLSYFSQMAVIMMMMFTSAVTGIVVAIVFIRGITSKGQKLGNFFEDFVKGHTRLLLPMAIIVTLVLISLKVPQTLDPSIELTTLSGEKQEIAIGPVASLVSIKHLGTNGGGFFGVNSSHPFENPSPLTNVIEMLSMWCIPAALTYTYGRFAKNQKQGWIIFSSMGLIFLSFLSLIYFSESQGNPALVNIGLDGSQGSLEGKEMRFGIAQSALFSTVTTAATTGTVNNMHDTLTPLGGITPLSLMMLNSIFGGDGVGLVNMLMYAIIAVFICGLMVGRTPEFLGRKIEPKEMKLIAIALLTHPLIILGPTALALMTDFGKEAISNPGFHGISQVLYEYTSSAANNGSGFEGLGDATPFWNISTGLVMLLGRYISIIALLAVAGSLAKKQPIPETIGTFKTDQPLFALLLIGTVLIVGALTFLPVLVLGPIAEYLTIR, via the coding sequence ATGGATTTATTGCAAATTAGTGTTGTGTTGATATTGCTTTTACTGCTTGTCAAACCACTGGGATCTTACATTTATCATGTGTTTTCTGGCCAACCCAACGCTTCTGATAAACTATTTCAGCCATTTGAAAATATCATTTTTTCAATCAGTGGGTTAAAAGATAGACCAAATATGTCAGTGAAAAAATATACTCTCTCGCTGATCTTAACAAACGTCATTTTTGTCGCTGTTGGATATACAATTGTACGACTGCAAAAATACTTACCTTTCAATCCAAATCATATGGACAGTATGGAACCAACATTAGCGTTCAATACCATTATTAGCTTTATGACAAACACAAACCTGCAACATTATAGCGGTGAAACTGGATTATCTTATTTTTCACAAATGGCTGTCATTATGATGATGATGTTCACATCAGCCGTTACAGGTATTGTCGTTGCCATCGTATTCATTCGAGGAATCACCTCAAAAGGACAAAAACTCGGGAACTTTTTTGAGGACTTTGTAAAAGGTCACACAAGGCTATTACTTCCAATGGCCATCATAGTTACACTTGTTCTCATCAGCTTGAAGGTGCCACAAACGTTAGATCCGTCTATCGAACTAACAACCCTTTCTGGTGAAAAACAAGAAATTGCTATTGGACCGGTTGCATCTCTCGTTTCCATTAAGCATCTAGGAACAAATGGCGGAGGATTTTTCGGCGTGAACTCTTCTCACCCATTTGAAAATCCAAGCCCTTTGACCAACGTAATTGAAATGTTATCAATGTGGTGTATTCCAGCCGCCTTAACCTATACTTACGGACGATTTGCCAAAAATCAAAAGCAAGGTTGGATCATTTTTTCGTCGATGGGATTGATTTTTCTATCCTTCCTTTCCCTCATTTACTTTTCAGAAAGCCAAGGGAATCCAGCTCTCGTCAATATCGGATTAGATGGTTCTCAAGGTAGTCTGGAAGGAAAAGAAATGCGATTTGGTATCGCTCAATCAGCTCTGTTTAGTACTGTAACAACCGCCGCTACAACAGGAACAGTAAATAATATGCATGATACGTTAACGCCACTTGGGGGCATTACCCCCCTTTCGCTCATGATGTTAAATTCAATTTTTGGAGGGGATGGCGTCGGGTTAGTCAATATGCTTATGTACGCCATTATCGCAGTATTCATTTGTGGATTAATGGTTGGTCGTACACCCGAATTTTTAGGGCGAAAAATTGAGCCTAAGGAGATGAAACTAATTGCAATTGCTTTATTGACCCATCCGCTTATTATTCTTGGTCCAACAGCTCTGGCACTCATGACGGATTTCGGAAAAGAAGCAATTAGTAACCCTGGTTTTCACGGCATTTCACAAGTGCTCTATGAATATACTTCATCCGCAGCCAACAACGGCTCAGGATTTGAAGGATTAGGAGATGCCACTCCATTTTGGAACATTTCGACCGGACTTGTGATGTTGCTTGGACGATATATATCAATTATCGCCTTATTAGCAGTGGCTGGCTCACTTGCTAAGAAGCAGCCAATTCCTGAAACAATCGGTACGTTTAAAACAGATCAACCTTTATTTGCATTACTTCTGATTGGCACTGTGCTAATCGTAGGTGCTTTAACCTTTTTACCAGTACTAGTACTTGGGCCAATCGCAGAATATTTAACGATTCGTTAA
- a CDS encoding ABC transporter ATP-binding protein: protein MGIEICQLFKKYGDKAVLESVNMSIEQPGVYLVAGPNGSGKTTLLEIIVGLRKMDGGNVNIEDYSFDNVELKKKVGFLTQQNTLRKNCTVAEELNLVKQLFGLKLDTYEYLEKYNLKEFYHQKTKNLSGGTKRRVLIAMLLMPKYKIAVLDEPVSGLDTFSRDEIWNTIREYSQNNIVIVSDHYLNQAAQYSDYMFLLNKGRIVLRGSTEEILEKFDYDYVIKTRNKNTEDVEKELEKENILPDLKISGSVYNYFISSKDYSRIKQIHANKNLNLHPINLEDIYFYYTNDLIKNMEDI, encoded by the coding sequence TTGGGAATAGAGATTTGTCAATTGTTCAAAAAATACGGAGATAAAGCAGTTCTCGAATCAGTTAATATGTCTATAGAACAGCCGGGTGTTTATTTGGTTGCAGGTCCAAATGGTAGTGGAAAAACAACTTTACTAGAAATTATAGTCGGGTTACGAAAAATGGATGGAGGTAACGTTAACATCGAAGATTATTCGTTTGACAATGTGGAATTGAAAAAAAAAGTTGGATTTTTGACTCAGCAAAATACATTGCGGAAAAATTGTACAGTTGCTGAAGAATTAAATTTAGTTAAACAGTTATTCGGTCTGAAATTAGATACATATGAATATTTAGAGAAGTACAACCTAAAAGAATTTTATCATCAAAAAACAAAAAATTTGTCTGGTGGAACGAAGCGGAGAGTATTAATAGCTATGTTATTGATGCCAAAATATAAAATCGCCGTCCTTGATGAACCAGTTTCAGGTCTTGATACATTTAGCAGGGATGAAATATGGAATACAATTAGGGAGTATTCTCAAAATAACATCGTCATTGTTTCTGACCATTATTTGAACCAAGCAGCACAATATAGTGATTATATGTTCTTACTAAACAAAGGAAGGATTGTTTTAAGAGGAAGTACTGAAGAAATTTTAGAAAAGTTTGATTATGATTATGTAATCAAAACAAGGAATAAAAATACAGAAGACGTGGAAAAAGAATTAGAAAAGGAAAATATTTTACCTGATTTAAAGATATCAGGCTCCGTATATAACTATTTCATTAGTAGTAAAGACTACAGTAGAATTAAACAAATTCATGCAAATAAAAACCTTAATTTGCATCCTATAAATCTAGAAGATATCTATTTCTATTATACTAATGACCTTATAAAAAATATGGAGGATATATAA
- the kdpC gene encoding potassium-transporting ATPase subunit KdpC: MFKIIRLSLLMIVLCGIAYPLAMTGLGQLLFPAQANGSLIENEKGEVVGSELIGQNFNEQGYFYGRISSIEYDASASGSNNYAPSNADMLKRVQQSIAYIQKEDPNINLKEIPVDLITNSGSGLDPHISVAAAKFQVDRVSKETGINQDTLNKAIEDTTIPRSLQLFGEPRVNVLKLNMEIQGLKK, encoded by the coding sequence ATGTTTAAAATCATTCGATTATCGTTGTTGATGATCGTTCTATGCGGAATTGCCTATCCGTTAGCAATGACAGGCCTTGGTCAGCTACTATTTCCAGCACAAGCAAATGGAAGCCTAATTGAAAATGAGAAAGGGGAAGTCGTCGGTTCCGAGTTAATTGGTCAAAATTTTAACGAACAAGGCTACTTTTACGGACGAATTTCATCTATAGAATATGACGCCTCTGCTTCAGGTTCAAACAATTATGCACCATCGAATGCTGACATGCTCAAGCGAGTACAGCAATCGATTGCATATATTCAAAAAGAGGATCCTAATATCAACCTAAAAGAGATTCCTGTCGATTTAATTACAAATTCAGGCTCAGGGCTTGATCCGCATATCTCAGTAGCTGCGGCTAAATTCCAAGTGGATCGCGTCAGCAAGGAAACCGGCATCAACCAAGACACATTAAACAAAGCAATTGAAGATACAACAATACCACGCAGCCTCCAACTTTTCGGAGAGCCTCGTGTCAACGTGCTAAAACTGAACATGGAAATACAGGGACTCAAGAAATAA
- a CDS encoding ABC transporter permease, translating into MKRLTALLAFFKIELKSLLREPVSIFFMVILPIILTVVFGGAFGNEMTQYGENVLGIDTVVPVNIVFLLANAGLMGIPITILELREQGVLKRYSTYPIKLRSYFMSLVLTFSLVSILSTILFVSLSFIVYNASFYMNVIEILLFILLFFWIILIFDSIGFLLALFIKSARTANLVSSGLFMAMLFSSGVVLPLDSLPEYIQIVAKIFPMSHSIEVVQMLWIGELSISESIENIIYLTIIGILLLILLRSVKVRWD; encoded by the coding sequence ATGAAAAGACTAACAGCATTATTAGCATTCTTTAAAATAGAATTAAAATCATTATTAAGAGAGCCTGTATCTATTTTCTTTATGGTTATTCTTCCAATTATTTTAACTGTTGTATTTGGTGGAGCTTTTGGTAATGAAATGACTCAATACGGTGAAAATGTGTTAGGTATCGACACAGTAGTGCCTGTTAATATTGTTTTTTTGTTAGCAAACGCAGGATTGATGGGTATTCCCATCACTATTTTAGAGTTAAGAGAACAAGGCGTTTTAAAGCGATATAGCACATATCCCATTAAATTACGATCCTATTTTATGTCACTAGTTTTGACATTTTCATTAGTAAGCATATTATCGACCATTTTGTTTGTTAGTTTATCTTTTATTGTATACAATGCTTCTTTTTACATGAATGTAATAGAAATCTTATTGTTTATCCTACTATTTTTTTGGATTATTTTAATTTTTGATTCTATTGGTTTTTTACTTGCACTCTTTATTAAATCAGCTCGTACTGCCAACTTAGTATCATCAGGTCTATTTATGGCTATGCTTTTTTCATCTGGAGTTGTATTACCACTAGATTCACTTCCTGAATATATTCAAATAGTGGCGAAAATATTCCCAATGTCGCACAGCATAGAGGTAGTGCAAATGCTATGGATTGGGGAATTGTCGATATCTGAATCTATTGAAAATATCATTTATCTAACAATTATTGGTATTCTTTTATTGATCTTATTAAGGAGTGTGAAAGTTAGATGGGACTAG
- a CDS encoding potassium-transporting ATPase subunit F, which produces MFAAFVTICLLIFLLYVLIHPEKF; this is translated from the coding sequence ATGTTCGCAGCATTTGTAACTATTTGTCTATTAATTTTTCTACTTTATGTGCTTATTCACCCGGAAAAGTTTTAA
- a CDS encoding YcaO-like family protein: MNINYLFNYLLRQISMSLKLNESIFVGGKGFTMYKSICSSLGEAFERLMACLEYVVQKDKITLGSYNDLQEQKLPPIHPSEIPNFSNEQFKDENFLFEEFNTDAYISWIKTEDLISGEDVYLPACFILMYYRPESTKEQRVGYETSGGLTSHYLEESGIQPVLMEIMERSEINLSWYCNIQPEEIIIDSIDNKKLRRYENYIIEKNIRFFRHNVDQQNFHVITAMSFDKDLTKYSFTQGGRECKIFCVNRSIPFSS; encoded by the coding sequence ATGAATATAAATTATCTTTTTAACTATTTATTAAGACAAATCAGTATGTCTTTAAAGCTTAATGAATCAATCTTTGTAGGTGGGAAAGGTTTTACAATGTATAAGTCAATTTGTTCATCGCTAGGGGAAGCTTTTGAAAGACTAATGGCTTGTCTAGAATATGTTGTTCAAAAAGATAAAATTACTTTAGGATCATATAATGATTTACAGGAACAAAAACTTCCACCGATTCATCCTTCAGAAATCCCAAACTTTTCAAACGAACAGTTTAAAGATGAAAATTTTTTATTTGAAGAATTCAATACAGATGCCTATATTTCTTGGATTAAGACTGAGGATTTAATAAGCGGAGAAGATGTATACTTACCAGCCTGTTTTATATTAATGTATTACAGACCAGAATCAACCAAAGAACAAAGAGTTGGTTATGAAACTTCTGGTGGTTTAACCTCCCATTATTTAGAGGAAAGTGGAATACAGCCTGTTTTAATGGAAATTATGGAACGAAGTGAAATTAATTTATCATGGTATTGCAATATACAGCCAGAGGAAATCATTATTGATTCAATTGATAATAAAAAGCTACGAAGATATGAAAACTATATTATAGAAAAAAATATTCGGTTTTTTAGACATAATGTAGACCAACAAAATTTTCATGTAATTACAGCCATGTCATTTGATAAAGATCTGACGAAATACTCCTTCACACAGGGGGGGAGAGAGTGTAAAATATTTTGTGTAAATAGATCTATTCCATTTTCGTCATAG
- a CDS encoding M48 family metallopeptidase: MQPEFRQSFTFWIYGCSFLLPILLALLFNSLLSVRNLFTLFTPFILAAILPLLLNYHFSMGYALLWTNSYIWSILLCLFLPTFLSVAGTTVVYQWTINRENPIEEHERTETGFLTFTKRETIGISFLVAASLAYFFSYFLFPLSLSVQMVDKWYFFVAWYLSLTLILTLVYTAFHHWMANYENVGCTEPFCFLKQTIESTCHLNVHLFIQKESEHETNAWVYSTPFVFKKGLNIYMTEGLVKKFTLDELKAVLFHEIGHVKRKHGRWILSLTFGIATLASITMFFARKVMLGHGWWQYIVLLPVGVVVLIWLTEWLPNKISKMFEHQADEYAVRQLGDKELYMQTLKKLQQISGIEDGEFVGKKKSGKRHIHRLEKE; encoded by the coding sequence TTGCAACCAGAGTTTCGTCAATCTTTTACCTTTTGGATATACGGTTGTTCTTTTTTGTTGCCTATTCTTTTGGCGTTACTTTTTAACTCTCTTCTTTCTGTTCGTAATCTTTTTACTTTATTTACTCCGTTTATCTTGGCGGCAATTCTACCATTGCTCCTAAATTATCATTTTTCGATGGGCTATGCACTACTTTGGACGAATTCATATATTTGGAGTATTTTGTTATGCCTATTTTTGCCGACTTTTTTATCGGTTGCAGGGACGACTGTTGTATATCAATGGACGATAAATAGGGAAAATCCGATAGAAGAACATGAAAGAACGGAAACAGGTTTTCTTACCTTTACAAAAAGGGAGACGATAGGAATTTCATTTCTTGTTGCGGCAAGTCTTGCTTACTTTTTCTCGTATTTTCTTTTTCCTCTCTCCTTATCTGTGCAAATGGTAGATAAGTGGTATTTTTTTGTTGCTTGGTATTTATCGCTAACACTAATTCTAACGCTTGTTTATACGGCATTTCATCATTGGATGGCGAACTATGAAAACGTAGGATGTACCGAACCATTCTGTTTTTTGAAACAAACGATAGAATCTACATGCCACCTAAACGTTCACTTATTTATACAAAAAGAGTCCGAACACGAAACAAATGCTTGGGTATACAGTACTCCTTTTGTATTTAAAAAAGGCTTGAATATTTATATGACAGAAGGTTTAGTAAAAAAATTTACGTTAGATGAGTTAAAGGCAGTGTTATTTCATGAAATTGGTCACGTGAAACGAAAGCACGGTCGATGGATCTTATCTCTCACTTTCGGAATAGCGACACTTGCTAGTATAACGATGTTTTTTGCTAGAAAAGTCATGCTCGGACATGGGTGGTGGCAGTATATCGTCCTTCTACCAGTAGGTGTAGTTGTTTTAATCTGGCTTACAGAATGGCTTCCAAATAAAATTAGTAAAATGTTCGAGCACCAAGCAGATGAATATGCCGTACGACAATTAGGGGATAAAGAATTGTATATGCAAACATTAAAGAAGCTACAGCAAATTAGCGGAATAGAAGATGGCGAGTTTGTGGGTAAAAAAAAGAGTGGAAAGAGACACATCCATCGTTTGGAAAAAGAATAA
- the kdpDN gene encoding KdpD-like non-kinase potassium sensor (KdpDN resembles contains the N-terminal sensor region of KdpD but lacks the C-terminal histidine kinase region.) yields MDRKYRRKTPEEILAEIERLKRGKLKVYIGSAPGVGKTYRMLEEARELKRKGIDVVIGLIETHQRQETEQLVIGLEIIPKKTILYKGRTLEEMNKDAIIKRAPEVVLIDELAHSNVPTSSNEKRYMDIEDILQKGIHVISAVNIQHLESVHDIVQQITGVKVRERIPDCFLHQADEIILVDVSPELLIKRLKEGKIYHSSKIEQSLNHFFTKSNLGALRELSLRELANDVDNRLGYNQSPTGITEVIMVCVQNNESAEKLIRRGWRIASRLKTKLIILHISREASMNRKPDERKKIKEWRKLATQFNAQFIVEPLNKRNIATAITDVAIKKNVTQLILGQSARNRWEELIKGSIVDHIMRHSLGIDIHIVSYHK; encoded by the coding sequence TTGGATCGTAAGTATCGGAGAAAAACACCAGAAGAGATTCTTGCAGAAATCGAACGACTAAAGCGCGGTAAGTTAAAGGTGTACATCGGCTCAGCACCAGGTGTAGGAAAAACATATCGAATGCTTGAAGAAGCCCGTGAATTAAAGCGAAAAGGAATAGATGTAGTGATTGGCTTAATAGAAACCCATCAACGCCAAGAGACAGAACAATTAGTCATTGGCTTAGAAATTATCCCGAAAAAAACAATTCTTTATAAAGGGAGAACATTGGAGGAAATGAACAAAGATGCCATTATCAAACGGGCACCGGAAGTAGTTCTCATTGATGAACTTGCTCACTCTAACGTCCCCACTTCCTCTAACGAAAAAAGATATATGGACATAGAAGACATTTTACAGAAAGGTATCCATGTCATATCCGCTGTTAATATTCAACACTTAGAAAGTGTTCATGACATCGTTCAACAAATCACAGGGGTAAAAGTAAGAGAACGCATCCCCGATTGTTTCCTGCATCAAGCAGATGAAATCATTCTTGTAGATGTCTCTCCAGAACTGCTGATTAAAAGACTAAAGGAAGGAAAAATCTATCACTCCAGCAAAATCGAACAGTCACTCAATCATTTTTTCACGAAAAGCAATCTAGGAGCTCTAAGAGAATTGTCTCTTCGTGAACTGGCCAATGACGTCGATAATCGCCTAGGATACAATCAATCTCCTACCGGCATCACTGAAGTCATCATGGTGTGCGTTCAAAATAATGAAAGTGCAGAAAAGCTCATTCGCCGTGGCTGGAGAATTGCAAGCCGCTTAAAAACGAAACTGATCATTCTTCATATCTCACGTGAAGCCTCCATGAATCGTAAACCTGATGAGAGAAAAAAGATCAAAGAATGGAGAAAGCTCGCTACCCAATTTAACGCCCAGTTCATCGTTGAACCACTTAATAAAAGAAACATCGCCACAGCCATTACAGATGTGGCGATTAAAAAAAATGTCACCCAACTGATTCTTGGTCAATCCGCAAGAAACCGCTGGGAAGAGCTCATTAAAGGCTCGATCGTCGACCATATTATGAGGCATTCCTTAGGGATTGATATTCATATTGTTTCCTATCATAAATAG